The window CTTGAAAGAGAAGGACTAGGGCAAAGCACCAGATACCGATTTTAATTAAAGTTTGGTTCATTCCTAAGACTAGTCCTAAAAGGATTAGTGGCATTGATAGATTAGAGCCAAGAGAAACAATGGGCACTAGTGCAGATCTAACTCTCATTGGTGCATAGTCACTAGCGTCTTGTAGAGCGTGACCTACTTCGTGGGCTGCAACGCCTACTGCAGCAATTGAAGCAGAGCTATAAACAGATTGAGAAAGACTTAGAACTTTATTGGTCGGGTTATAGTTATCAGTTAAATTCCCTGCAACTTCGCGAATTTCTACTTCATACAAACCCGCTTGATCTAAAATATAGCGTGCTGCTGTTTTTCCAGTATAATTTCCTTGGTTTTGAACTTGATCATAACGATTGAAAGTAGAATTAACATTCATTGAGGCCCAGCCAGAAATTGCTACGCCTAAGATAATCATCCAGAAATATGGGTCATAAAAGAATGGCAGATAGTACATAATTGTTTTCTCTCTTTATCAAATTAATCAGTTAACTTCAAAAATTTGTTAATAATATTAATTACAAAAGGGTTGTCATGCAAAATGCTGTGTTCAGCCGCATCTCCGCGTACTTCAACTTCTTGGAAGGTGTGGGCGACAGGAGCAAGAATATAGCGGATTGACTTAGCAGAGACAACAGAAATAAACCGGTCTGTATTTGTTTCGTCCAAGATATTTCCATAAATATTTAAAACTGAAATATCTGGATTGAAGCGCCTTTGGTTAAACAACATTCCCAGGTAAGAAGTGCTCATCAAAATCGGCCGTCCCTTTTCATTAAGACGGTTAACATTAGGTAAGTCTCCTAAATACATTACGCCATCAAAGGGACCTGCAATTAAAGCACAGTGATCTAAGTGAGGAAAGTTTTTTCTTAGACTTGTTTTCATTTCGGCTTTGATTACTGAAGGTGCACCTAAAGAATGGGCAACTGCGCTATATTTTTTAAAATGATATCTTTTACTTAAATAGGAAAGCGCAGTGCGTAGGTAGTAAGAACTTGCATAGACTCCAGCAATTCGATCTTTAAAAATTAATTGAACAATTGGTTGCTGATCGCCTGTCCAAGTTCCTTCTAAAATAAAATTGCCGAAAGGATCGATTGTAGCTTTAAGAAATTTATCTGTTCCTTTAGCCTTGCAGGCAGCTTGGACCATTTTATTGGTAGTATAGTCGCCACCGCGAAAACCGTGCACATAAAAAATTGGAATTTGTTCACTCTCTGGATCTATTTTTTCAAGTGTTGAGTTATCTTCAACTTTGCGTTTGTGCATTCTCAGTAGCCAGCGAGTGGGTGTAAAAGTTGCCATTAAACCTAAAAATGTCATTCTAGCAATGCTAGGCTCTTTATTTTTATGTTTATTATTTTTCTCAACTTCTTCGCTATACCTTTTCTGGATAAAAAACATGCTATTTCCTCCCTTCCTTCTCTTTTTAGCGTTAAAATTATTCTAACATTTTATAGGATAGAACAGAGAAGAAAGGAACATTTATGAAATACTATGCAGTAAAAACTGGACGTACTCCAGGTGTTTACCGGACGTGGGAAGATGCGAAAAAACAAGTTGATGGCTTTTCAGGCGCAGAGTACAAGTCTTTTGAAAAAATCACTGATGCAACTGAATATCTTAATTGGAACAAAGAAACGCAACCAGATATTGTTAAGGAAGATTCTTTAATAAATGCTATCCAAAAGATCAGGTCAACTAATAATGCTGTCAAAGCTAAGAATAAAAAAGTAGAAAAAAAGGCTAGCTCGGACAATCCAGCTGACTACTTTGCTACCATTTATACAGATGGTGGGTCACGAAATACTGGCGTTCATAAGGGTGGTCATGTTAATAAAACTGATAGAGCAGCTTGGGCCTATTTAATTGAATGGGAAGACGGCCGTACCTATGGATCTGGCGGAGAATTTGGCGCTACAAATAATAAAATGGAATTACTTGGCCTAATTAATGCTTTAGAAAAGTTAATTGAACTTAAATTTAATAGTAAACATCTTTTATTTGTATTAGATTCGCAATATGTTTTAAATGGTATTAATAAACATTGGATTGAAGGATGGAAAAAGCGTGGCTGGAAACGATCAAACGGTCCGTTAATAAATGCAGCTGAGTGGAAAAGGCTGGATAATTTATTAGTTCATTTCTCTGATAGTACGTTTAGTTGGACTAAGGGACATGCGGACAATGAAGGCAATATTTTTGTTGACCATGAGTTAAATCGCTACATGGATAAAATGAAGTAGAAGTTCAAAAATTCGTAATATCTATAAGAATGACTATAATTGAAAGTGAAAGCGCATAAATCAATTTGAATGAGGTGGTATTATGAAAAAGTTCTTTAAAGTAGTTGGTATTGGTGCAGCAATTTGCACTGGAGTAGGTGCTGCTGTAGCTGTAACCAAAAAGATTATAGATAAAAATAATGCTAATGAAGATGTAGTTGAAGATGAAGAATCTGAATTTGAAGAACCTAATGAGGACTCTGAAACTACTGCTTCA of the Lactobacillus isalae genome contains:
- a CDS encoding ribonuclease H family protein; amino-acid sequence: MKYYAVKTGRTPGVYRTWEDAKKQVDGFSGAEYKSFEKITDATEYLNWNKETQPDIVKEDSLINAIQKIRSTNNAVKAKNKKVEKKASSDNPADYFATIYTDGGSRNTGVHKGGHVNKTDRAAWAYLIEWEDGRTYGSGGEFGATNNKMELLGLINALEKLIELKFNSKHLLFVLDSQYVLNGINKHWIEGWKKRGWKRSNGPLINAAEWKRLDNLLVHFSDSTFSWTKGHADNEGNIFVDHELNRYMDKMK
- a CDS encoding alpha/beta hydrolase; protein product: MFFIQKRYSEEVEKNNKHKNKEPSIARMTFLGLMATFTPTRWLLRMHKRKVEDNSTLEKIDPESEQIPIFYVHGFRGGDYTTNKMVQAACKAKGTDKFLKATIDPFGNFILEGTWTGDQQPIVQLIFKDRIAGVYASSYYLRTALSYLSKRYHFKKYSAVAHSLGAPSVIKAEMKTSLRKNFPHLDHCALIAGPFDGVMYLGDLPNVNRLNEKGRPILMSTSYLGMLFNQRRFNPDISVLNIYGNILDETNTDRFISVVSAKSIRYILAPVAHTFQEVEVRGDAAEHSILHDNPFVINIINKFLKLTD
- a CDS encoding zinc metallopeptidase, with the protein product MYYLPFFYDPYFWMIILGVAISGWASMNVNSTFNRYDQVQNQGNYTGKTAARYILDQAGLYEVEIREVAGNLTDNYNPTNKVLSLSQSVYSSASIAAVGVAAHEVGHALQDASDYAPMRVRSALVPIVSLGSNLSMPLILLGLVLGMNQTLIKIGIWCFALVLLFQVVTLPVEFNASHRALRMLNNGAILSPQEMPMARKVLFAAALTYVAAVLTSMLQLFRLLLIFGGHDDNNN